The Anaerolineae bacterium genome contains a region encoding:
- a CDS encoding NADH-quinone oxidoreductase subunit I, which yields MYGTGLLKGLSVTLRHMIGTFVTDIRKFPRRYFRDGVHPTRSPEPYLHGTFSIQYPEEKVPMWPRFRGPLVHLRDPETGQPRCTACGMCERACPHGCIKVEGEGKGKERKPTLYQYNVGRCIFCRQCVESCPFNAIELSRFYELACYDKDTLWDLPRLLELGDKEEITQQGQFWGET from the coding sequence ATGTACGGGACGGGCTTGCTCAAGGGACTTTCGGTGACACTGCGCCACATGATCGGCACTTTCGTCACAGATATTCGCAAATTCCCCCGCCGCTACTTCCGGGACGGGGTCCATCCCACGCGTTCCCCGGAGCCGTATCTGCATGGGACCTTTTCCATCCAGTATCCGGAGGAGAAGGTGCCCATGTGGCCCCGCTTTCGCGGGCCGCTGGTGCATCTGCGCGACCCGGAGACCGGTCAGCCCCGCTGTACGGCCTGCGGCATGTGCGAGCGGGCCTGCCCCCACGGCTGTATCAAGGTGGAAGGGGAAGGGAAGGGCAAGGAGCGCAAGCCGACCCTGTATCAGTACAACGTCGGGCGCTGTATCTTCTGCCGGCAGTGCGTCGAATCCTGTCCCTTCAACGCCATCGAGCTGAGCCGCTTTTACGAGCTGGCCTGCTACGACAAGGACACGCTTTGGGACCTGCCCCGCCTGCTGGAGCTGGGGGACAAAGAGGAAATCACCCAGCAGGGCCAGTTCTGGGGCGAGACGTAA
- a CDS encoding NADH-quinone oxidoreductase subunit J, translated as MAQAIFIILSLFILGCALVVVTNRNLFHSALYLVFVFIGVAGLYLMLQAEFFAGIQVLIYVGAILTLIIFAIMLSRDLMNPNVRGFNRQWWAAAIVAGLLFVVLAVVLVRAPWPAAPMGEPSPAFIAELGQALVSPAYVLPFEVVSILLLAALVGSILIARER; from the coding sequence ATGGCACAAGCAATCTTTATTATCCTGAGCCTGTTCATATTGGGATGTGCGCTGGTGGTGGTCACCAACCGCAACCTGTTCCACAGCGCCCTGTACCTGGTGTTCGTTTTCATCGGGGTGGCCGGCCTGTACCTCATGCTTCAGGCGGAGTTCTTCGCCGGCATCCAGGTGCTCATCTACGTGGGCGCGATCCTCACCCTGATTATCTTTGCCATCATGCTGAGCCGCGACCTGATGAACCCAAACGTGCGCGGCTTCAACCGCCAGTGGTGGGCGGCGGCGATCGTCGCCGGCCTGCTCTTCGTGGTGCTGGCAGTGGTGCTGGTGCGGGCGCCCTGGCCGGCGGCCCCCATGGGAGAGCCGTCGCCGGCGTTCATTGCCGAGCTGGGCCAGGCGCTGGTCAGCCCGGCCTATGTCCTGCCCTTTGAGGTGGTGTCCATTCTGCTGTTGGCGGCGCTGGTGGGGTCCATCCTCATCGCCCGCGAGCGGTAA
- the nuoK gene encoding NADH-quinone oxidoreductase subunit NuoK, translated as MPLSWYLIVAAALFCIGLYGVLARRNAIGILMAVELMLNAVNINLLAFWRYLTPAHMTGQVFALVVLAVAAAEAAVGLALIVAIYRTRDTVNVEEVDLMKL; from the coding sequence GTGCCATTATCCTGGTATCTCATCGTGGCGGCGGCGCTGTTCTGCATCGGCCTGTACGGCGTGCTGGCGCGGCGCAACGCCATCGGCATCCTGATGGCGGTGGAGCTGATGCTGAATGCCGTGAACATCAACCTGCTGGCGTTCTGGCGTTATCTCACGCCGGCGCATATGACCGGGCAGGTCTTCGCCCTGGTGGTGCTGGCGGTGGCGGCCGCTGAGGCGGCGGTCGGCCTGGCGCTCATCGTGGCCATTTACCGCACGCGCGATACGGTGAACGTCGAGGAAGTCGACCTGATGAAGCTGTAA
- the nuoL gene encoding NADH-quinone oxidoreductase subunit L — protein sequence MLNLTWLIPVFPFLSFVLIVLFTNPNKKLSSGIAIGSVAVSWVLSWGVFLQSIAGHIGMGEEAFRLYVPWLPTGTEWFPMGVNVDPLSAIMLFMVPFVCLMIFIYSVGYMHGDPRYSRFFAYISLFACGMLGLVVADNLLMLFIFWEIMGLCSYLLIGFWFEKPSAMKAGLKAFLTTRVGDAFMLAGMLLLYSQTGELTFAHIFAPETLEKLAHTQVNLGPLGSLPWASLLAMLIFGGAVGKSAQFPLHVWLPDAMEGPTPVSALIHAATMVSAGVYLVARCFPLFTAVEAGPQLGLVAFIGAFTALFASTIAVAQDDIKRVLAYSTISQLGYMIAALGIGAYVAAVFHLITHAFFKALLFLGSGSVIHGSGTQDMMEMGGLRKHMPITFATFLVGTFALAGVPPFAGFWSKDEILANAFHQFTELGVASWPFFVWLFLTLAAFLTAFYMGRQIFLTFYGESRRPHAHAHESPKSMTYPLIVLAVFAALLGFAGVPEEFPVLGHLLGNPFHHFVGHEFPATPLNGLVMLISVAMALGGLFVAWLVYGRNPLKEGQPDPLIQALGPVYTVLRRKYYFDELYQATFIRLTLWLSEVCFAFDNKWVVDPLVNLAGKAGVALSNLGGWFDRTFVDGAVNGVAAVVGWMGGALRQTQTGRVQNYLLAAALAVFVLLVISVVV from the coding sequence ATGCTCAACCTGACCTGGCTGATTCCGGTTTTCCCGTTCCTGTCCTTTGTGCTGATCGTGTTGTTCACCAATCCGAATAAGAAGCTGAGTTCGGGCATTGCCATCGGCAGTGTGGCCGTGTCGTGGGTGCTCTCGTGGGGCGTGTTCCTCCAGAGCATCGCCGGCCACATCGGCATGGGCGAAGAGGCCTTCCGCCTGTATGTGCCTTGGCTGCCGACGGGCACCGAATGGTTCCCCATGGGCGTGAACGTGGACCCATTGTCCGCCATCATGCTCTTCATGGTCCCCTTTGTCTGTCTGATGATTTTCATCTACTCCGTAGGCTACATGCATGGGGACCCGCGCTATTCCCGCTTCTTCGCCTATATCTCCCTGTTCGCCTGCGGGATGCTGGGGCTAGTGGTGGCCGATAACCTGCTCATGCTCTTCATTTTCTGGGAGATCATGGGCCTGTGTTCGTACCTGTTGATCGGCTTCTGGTTCGAGAAGCCCTCGGCCATGAAGGCCGGCCTGAAGGCCTTCCTGACCACGCGCGTGGGCGATGCCTTCATGCTGGCCGGCATGCTCCTGCTCTACAGCCAGACCGGCGAGCTGACTTTCGCCCATATCTTCGCCCCTGAGACGCTGGAGAAGCTGGCGCACACCCAAGTGAACCTGGGCCCGTTGGGGTCACTGCCCTGGGCATCCCTGCTGGCCATGCTCATCTTCGGCGGGGCCGTGGGCAAGAGCGCCCAGTTCCCCCTGCACGTGTGGTTGCCGGACGCCATGGAAGGCCCCACGCCGGTCAGCGCCCTCATCCATGCGGCGACCATGGTGTCCGCCGGCGTCTACCTGGTGGCGCGCTGTTTCCCGCTCTTCACCGCCGTGGAGGCCGGCCCGCAGTTGGGGTTGGTCGCCTTCATCGGCGCCTTCACGGCCCTCTTCGCCTCGACCATCGCCGTGGCGCAGGATGACATCAAGCGGGTGCTCGCGTACTCGACCATCAGCCAGCTCGGTTATATGATTGCGGCCTTGGGCATCGGCGCCTATGTGGCGGCGGTGTTCCATCTTATCACGCATGCCTTCTTCAAGGCGCTCTTGTTCCTGGGTTCCGGTTCCGTCATCCACGGTTCGGGCACGCAGGACATGATGGAGATGGGCGGACTGCGCAAGCACATGCCCATCACCTTTGCCACGTTCCTGGTGGGGACGTTCGCCCTCGCCGGCGTGCCGCCCTTCGCCGGCTTCTGGTCCAAGGATGAGATTTTGGCGAATGCGTTCCATCAATTCACGGAGCTGGGCGTGGCCTCGTGGCCCTTCTTTGTCTGGCTGTTCCTGACGCTGGCCGCCTTCCTGACCGCCTTCTACATGGGCCGGCAGATATTCCTGACCTTCTACGGCGAATCGCGCCGGCCGCATGCCCACGCCCACGAAAGCCCGAAGAGCATGACCTATCCGCTCATCGTGCTGGCGGTCTTCGCCGCCCTGTTGGGGTTTGCCGGCGTCCCCGAGGAGTTCCCGGTGCTGGGGCACCTGCTGGGCAATCCCTTCCATCACTTCGTGGGGCATGAGTTCCCCGCTACGCCGCTCAACGGCCTGGTGATGCTGATCTCGGTAGCCATGGCCCTGGGTGGGTTGTTCGTGGCCTGGCTGGTGTACGGCCGCAACCCGCTGAAAGAGGGCCAGCCCGACCCGCTCATCCAGGCCCTGGGGCCGGTGTATACCGTCCTGCGGCGCAAGTACTATTTCGATGAGCTGTATCAGGCCACGTTCATCCGGCTGACGCTGTGGCTGTCGGAGGTCTGCTTTGCCTTTGACAACAAGTGGGTGGTGGATCCGCTGGTGAACCTGGCCGGCAAGGCCGGCGTGGCGCTGTCCAATCTGGGCGGCTGGTTCGACCGCACCTTTGTGGACGGCGCGGTCAACGGTGTGGCGGCGGTCGTCGGCTGGATGGGCGGGGCACTGCGGCAGACCCAGACCGGCCGGGTGCAGAACTACCTGCTGGCGGCCGCGCTGGCCGTGTTTGTGCTCTTGGTGATCTCGGTAGTGGTTTGA
- a CDS encoding NADH-quinone oxidoreductase subunit M, with protein sequence MDFPILTVITFVPVIGAIVGLLIPKEQEKTIKWYSVAVSLIPLVLSIILWVTYDNVAGGMQFVEKVPWIPTLGVTYHVGVDGISVPMIFLTALLTTLSLFYSAYTIHTRVKEYFLLFLLLETGMFGVFVALDFVLFYVFWEVGLVPMYLLIGIWGGQNRLYAAIKFFIYTLVGSVAMLLAILYIYFNVGSFDILEATARFGQVRPFMQNFTAVSLAFWAFFLAFAIKVPSFPFHTWLPDAHTEAPTAGSVILAGVLLKLGAYGFLRIVLPIFPEAFSYYAPAVGVLAVISIVYGALVCMAQWDLKRLIAYSSVSHMGYVMLGLAAAAASLTRGEVVTNSAAMALNGAALQMFNHGIITGGLFFLVGVIYERAHTRDLHVFGGLGAKLPYYYGIMAVTGFASLGLPGLAGFWSEFFVFRGTFAIIPIYAVIGVLGVIFTAAYILWKIIQYMFLGPFNEERWGKLTDMELFEKVTMWPLVIFMVLFGIYPTPILNLFNAATTALMGRLL encoded by the coding sequence ATGGATTTCCCGATTCTCACGGTGATAACCTTTGTGCCGGTGATCGGTGCGATCGTAGGCCTGCTGATCCCGAAAGAGCAGGAGAAGACCATCAAGTGGTACTCGGTCGCCGTCAGCCTGATCCCGCTGGTGCTGTCCATTATCTTATGGGTGACGTATGACAATGTCGCCGGCGGGATGCAGTTCGTCGAAAAAGTACCGTGGATCCCCACCCTGGGCGTGACCTACCACGTCGGCGTGGACGGCATCAGCGTGCCCATGATCTTCCTGACGGCGCTCCTGACCACGCTGAGCCTCTTCTACTCCGCCTACACCATTCACACCCGGGTGAAGGAATACTTCCTCCTCTTCCTCCTGCTGGAAACGGGCATGTTCGGCGTCTTCGTGGCGCTGGACTTTGTGCTGTTCTACGTCTTCTGGGAAGTCGGCCTGGTGCCGATGTACCTGCTCATCGGCATCTGGGGCGGCCAGAACCGGCTGTATGCGGCCATCAAGTTCTTTATCTACACCCTGGTGGGCAGTGTGGCGATGCTGTTGGCCATCCTCTACATTTACTTCAACGTGGGGTCCTTCGACATCCTGGAGGCCACGGCTCGCTTCGGGCAGGTACGGCCATTTATGCAAAACTTCACCGCTGTCAGCCTGGCGTTCTGGGCCTTTTTCCTGGCCTTCGCCATCAAGGTGCCCAGCTTCCCCTTCCACACCTGGCTGCCGGATGCACATACCGAGGCTCCTACCGCCGGCAGTGTCATCCTCGCCGGCGTCCTGCTGAAGCTCGGCGCCTACGGTTTCCTGCGCATCGTCCTGCCCATCTTCCCCGAGGCCTTCAGCTACTACGCGCCGGCGGTCGGGGTGCTGGCCGTTATCAGCATCGTCTACGGCGCGCTGGTGTGTATGGCGCAGTGGGACCTGAAGCGGCTGATCGCCTACTCCTCCGTCAGCCATATGGGCTATGTCATGCTGGGATTGGCCGCCGCGGCCGCCAGCCTGACCCGCGGCGAGGTGGTGACCAACAGCGCAGCCATGGCGCTGAACGGCGCGGCCCTGCAAATGTTCAACCACGGCATTATCACGGGCGGATTGTTCTTCCTCGTTGGGGTGATTTACGAGCGGGCGCACACGCGTGACCTGCATGTGTTCGGCGGCCTGGGCGCCAAACTGCCCTATTATTACGGCATCATGGCGGTGACGGGATTTGCCAGCCTGGGCCTGCCGGGCCTGGCCGGCTTCTGGAGCGAGTTCTTCGTCTTCCGCGGCACGTTTGCCATCATCCCCATCTACGCCGTCATCGGCGTGCTGGGCGTCATCTTCACGGCGGCCTACATCCTCTGGAAGATCATCCAGTACATGTTCCTCGGCCCCTTCAACGAGGAACGCTGGGGCAAGCTGACCGACATGGAGCTGTTCGAGAAGGTCACCATGTGGCCGCTGGTCATCTTCATGGTGCTGTTCGGCATTTACCCCACGCCGATCCTGAACCTGTTTAACGCGGCGACGACCGCCCTGATGGGCCGGCTGCTCTGA
- a CDS encoding NADH-quinone oxidoreductase subunit N: MTLAQIIELLLPQLILLITVLAIFIADLADTRKEKGWAPYLALAGILLALVVSSLQWGREVALLGNMLRVDRFSVFFNGVVLAASALSVLLAISYMRPRTPYRAEFYALLTVVALAMTLAAGANNILMVYLAMESISITSYVLVGYLRQDAKANEAAIKYFLYGAATSAMMLYGMSLLFGISGTLDLKELADFFAAGVPETSRWIAFPAMVLLLAGFGFKTALVPFHQWSPDTYEGAPTPVTAFLSVGPKAAGFAILMRVFITGLPRFYTDWAALLAGISIVTMTLGNLVALRQSNIKRMLAYSSIAHAGYILIGVVCLSLSTTSPFNGINGAMIYLLAYLFTNVGVFLTVIAFEEATGSTTIADYAGLMKRSPWLAVTMLVFLLSLTGIPSTGGFIGKLFVFGAAIQVQFYLLAIVGIINSAIAAFYYLNVVRYMFFTPAPEQAGPVPVPRPLRWVLAICLVMTFVIGLYPQPFMNLAAGGAGLLASL, translated from the coding sequence TTGACCCTGGCGCAAATCATTGAACTGCTCTTGCCGCAACTGATTCTGCTCATCACCGTGCTGGCGATCTTCATCGCTGACCTGGCCGACACCCGCAAGGAGAAGGGCTGGGCGCCGTACCTGGCCCTCGCCGGCATCCTGCTGGCGCTGGTCGTCTCCTCCCTGCAGTGGGGCCGCGAGGTCGCCCTGTTAGGGAATATGCTGCGGGTGGATCGCTTCAGCGTCTTCTTCAACGGCGTCGTGCTGGCCGCCTCGGCCCTGTCGGTCCTGCTGGCTATCTCGTACATGCGGCCGCGCACGCCCTATCGCGCCGAATTTTACGCCCTCTTGACTGTGGTGGCGCTGGCCATGACCCTGGCCGCCGGCGCCAATAATATCCTGATGGTCTACCTGGCCATGGAGTCCATCAGCATCACCTCCTATGTGCTGGTCGGCTATCTGCGGCAGGACGCCAAGGCCAATGAGGCCGCCATCAAGTATTTCCTCTACGGGGCGGCGACCAGCGCCATGATGCTGTACGGCATGTCCCTGCTGTTCGGCATCAGCGGGACGCTGGACCTGAAGGAGCTGGCGGATTTCTTCGCCGCCGGCGTCCCCGAGACCTCGCGCTGGATCGCTTTCCCGGCCATGGTGCTGTTGCTGGCCGGCTTCGGTTTCAAGACCGCGCTGGTGCCCTTCCATCAGTGGTCGCCGGATACCTACGAGGGCGCGCCGACGCCGGTCACTGCTTTCCTGTCGGTGGGGCCGAAGGCCGCCGGCTTCGCCATCCTCATGCGGGTGTTCATCACCGGCCTGCCGCGCTTTTACACCGATTGGGCGGCACTGCTGGCCGGCATCTCCATTGTCACCATGACGTTGGGCAACCTGGTAGCCCTGCGCCAGAGCAATATCAAGCGCATGCTGGCCTATTCCAGCATCGCCCATGCCGGCTACATTCTGATCGGCGTGGTCTGTCTCAGCCTTTCCACCACCAGCCCCTTCAACGGCATCAACGGCGCCATGATCTACCTGCTGGCCTATCTGTTCACCAATGTGGGCGTCTTCCTGACCGTCATCGCCTTTGAGGAGGCCACCGGCTCGACGACCATTGCCGATTACGCCGGCCTGATGAAGCGCTCGCCCTGGCTGGCAGTGACCATGCTGGTCTTCTTGCTCTCCCTGACCGGCATTCCCTCCACCGGCGGCTTCATCGGCAAGCTGTTCGTCTTTGGCGCGGCGATCCAGGTGCAGTTCTACCTGCTGGCCATCGTCGGCATCATCAACAGCGCCATCGCCGCCTTCTACTATTTGAACGTGGTGCGCTATATGTTCTTCACGCCGGCGCCCGAACAGGCCGGACCGGTCCCCGTGCCGCGGCCCCTGCGCTGGGTGCTGGCGATCTGCCTGGTCATGACCTTCGTCATCGGCCTCTATCCCCAGCCCTTTATGAACCTGGCCGCCGGCGGGGCCGGCCTGCTGGCCTCCCTCTGA